In Ruminococcus sp. OA3, one DNA window encodes the following:
- a CDS encoding ImmA/IrrE family metallo-endopeptidase — protein sequence MTHEEIEWKILEVFQKCNVKSFPINLFDMIEQYGYECIEYTEQSKVKQEACQQISDDAFRLNNKVYYNDQAMFCRRRFSLAHELGHIVLGHQPPYTNVKEREANYFASRLLAPRIAIYYAECKNANDVSKIFQITYEASTYAFDDYRRWRRYAIYHKKNLLDKLMYEHFYNDDLKCFVWNIRKCLNCKKELFNQLEDKCDYCKMYIHRPDYLYEENKLLVAKARQRIRHPIEYIPGFYAAESLRERNETYY from the coding sequence TTGACGCATGAGGAAATTGAATGGAAAATCTTAGAGGTTTTTCAGAAATGTAACGTAAAATCGTTTCCGATCAATCTGTTCGATATGATTGAGCAATATGGATATGAGTGTATCGAATATACAGAACAGTCCAAAGTGAAACAGGAGGCATGCCAACAGATCAGTGATGATGCTTTCCGGCTAAACAACAAAGTCTATTATAATGACCAGGCTATGTTTTGCCGGCGGCGCTTCTCACTCGCTCACGAACTGGGACACATTGTACTGGGGCATCAACCGCCTTATACAAATGTAAAGGAACGGGAAGCCAATTACTTTGCCAGCCGGTTGCTTGCACCGCGCATAGCCATATACTATGCAGAATGCAAAAATGCAAACGACGTGTCCAAAATATTCCAAATAACTTATGAAGCATCCACTTATGCCTTTGATGATTACCGGCGTTGGCGGCGTTATGCTATTTACCATAAAAAGAATCTGCTTGACAAGCTGATGTACGAACATTTCTACAATGATGATTTGAAATGCTTTGTGTGGAATATCAGGAAGTGTCTGAACTGCAAAAAAGAGCTGTTTAATCAGCTGGAAGACAAATGTGATTACTGTAAAATGTATATACACAGACCGGATTATTTGTATGAAGAAAACAAGCTGTTAGTTGCAAAGGCTCGCCAACGGATTCGGCACCCTATCGAATACATACCGGGATTTTACGCCGCTGAGAGTTTGCGGGAAAGAAATGAAACTTATTATTAA
- a CDS encoding DNA-binding protein: MYKNLIQIMKAEKITFTQIGELLGCRYQTVSDIANGNTQKGFYYEDACKIQKVFFPKYDMSYLFERS, from the coding sequence TTGTATAAGAACTTAATCCAAATTATGAAAGCTGAAAAAATAACTTTCACTCAGATTGGAGAACTTCTCGGATGTAGATATCAAACAGTTAGTGACATCGCTAATGGTAATACACAAAAGGGATTCTACTACGAGGATGCCTGCAAAATACAAAAAGTATTTTTCCCAAAATATGATATGAGCTATCTGTTTGAACGCTCATAA
- a CDS encoding helix-turn-helix transcriptional regulator, which yields MERAKILEELIKEHGYSLRSFAEKCGLPYTSLYTMLKRTGVNKSSVEAVIKICKELGITVEELEDMVNGNKKKQYEPTYEDIQSMVARNGKKLTLEQKQELIRTLLSEDD from the coding sequence ATGGAAAGAGCTAAAATATTAGAAGAACTTATTAAAGAACATGGTTACAGTTTACGTTCCTTTGCTGAAAAGTGCGGTCTTCCCTATACCAGCCTATACACAATGCTAAAAAGAACTGGCGTTAATAAATCAAGCGTAGAAGCTGTGATTAAAATTTGCAAAGAACTGGGAATCACGGTTGAAGAGTTGGAAGATATGGTAAACGGTAATAAGAAAAAACAATACGAACCAACCTACGAGGATATTCAATCCATGGTTGCACGCAACGGAAAAAAACTCACGCTCGAACAAAAACAGGAGCTGATCAGGACACTTTTGTCAGAAGATGATTAA